The sequence AGTATGCCAGGTGTGACAGATACCTTAGTAGTAATTTTCGAACTGTTAGTGGGTTTATCAATGCTCCTGGGATTTCGGATATTCTGGTTTGCTCTTTTAGCAATGTTTATGAATGTACAGTTCCTAGCCGGTGGGTCATTTAATAATTTTGGCTACATTTGGACTAACTTAGCATTTTTAAAATTTGCTCCCTATGCCGAACTTCTGGGAGTAGGAGGATTCCTGAAATACAAACAAAATAAGGAATTATTAAGCCAAAGCAAGGAACTATCAACCACTTGATTCAAATTCAGACCGATCAGGATACAATTGTATTCCTAAGCTCAAGACAACTACACCCTACGACGGGATAGCTCCACCCGTCGGGGGTGTATTTTTTTAAAAATTTACTTTATAGTAAGAAAAGGAGCAATCGTGCGACGAGGGGGGTATCAATCAATGGAATATTTACTGGAAATGCTTAAGTGGATTCAATCTATCAGAAATCCTGTGCTAGACCAGGTTTTTACTTCGATTACCGTATTGGGTGAAGACTATTTTGCTATTGCGATTTTATGCCTAATATTGTGGTGTGTGAGTAAAAAGTCCGGTTACGTGATTGGCTTTGCCTACCTGACATCTTGGATATTCAATTTTTCTTTGAAAGAGGCTTTTAAAATACCAAGACCTTTTGTACTGGATAAAAGCATTATCCCTATAAGACCAGAAACAGCCACAGGCTATTCCTTCCCCAGCGGTCATACTCAGGGTATATCGGCCTTGAGCACAGCCGCAGCATCAGCATTCCGAAGAAGATGGATCTATGCTGCAGGGATCATACTGGTGATCCTTATGGCTATGTCCAGGCTCTATCTAGGAGTCCATACACTTCTGGATGTAGCGGTCGGAGCAGTTGCGGGTTTTGCCTGGGTATATGCCGCCAATTTTGTATTCAGCTATGCCGAAAGGACAAACCGGAAGGCACTGCTGCTAATCCTGTTTATTCCAATGCTGCTGGGTATGATTCTTGTACGAACCCATGACTATTACAAAATCGCCGGAACCTTCTCCAGCTTTATCATCGGGTACCTGCTGGATTCCCGGTACATACATTATGAAGCAAAGGGCCTGATCTGGCAGCAGGTTATTAAGTTTATTCTTGGTATGACCATACTGATTGCCCTTAAGATTATTGTCAAGGAAGTACTGGGCGAAACCCTTACATCAGATTACATACGCTATCTTAGCATAGGATTTTGGATAACCGTTGCAGCTCCCTTGCTGTTTAATAAAATGTTCGCCGCAAAACCCTATGATACTGCCGATAAAGTTAACAGCCAAATTTAGTATCTTTACTCTCAGGAAGGTACCTTCTCCCCTTTTGTTTTCCACGGTGTAGAATATGACTAGGCTTACAGCCCCAACAGCGGAAGAAACCCGAATAGTCGTAATGAAGGCGACCATCAGAAAACATGGCACGAGAGTAGTCCATAGCTATTTAAGTTTATTTTCATCGCATTCACAATACCCTCCTGTCCCATTATATAATGGTTTATGAGCTTAAAGAAGGGATATTGTACTTCTTTTCTCATTCCTGCCTACTGCAGATGTATAATATATTAATAGGTAAAAATACTGGAAGGATGAAGTACATGTTCAACAATATTCTTGCTACTATTGGACATACTCCTCTAGTCAGAATCAACAAGCTAAACCCCAATCCAGATGTTCAGCTCTACGCAAAGCTGGAGAGTTTCAACCCAACTGGTAGTATCAAGGACCGGATTGCCTTAAAAATGATTGAGCAAGCAGAGGAAAGCGGTGCCTTAACTCGAGATAAAATTATCATTGAACCTACCTCTGGTAATACCGGAATTGGCCTAGCCATGACAGGCGCAGTAAAAGGTTATTCCGTGGAAATAGTCATGAGCGAGTCTGTTTCCATTGAGCGTCGTAAAATGATAGAAGCTTTTGGCGCAAAAATTATCCTTACGGAGGCTTCCCAGGGAACTGACGGAGCGATTAGGAAAACTAAGGAACTCTGCCGCAATAATCCTGATAAGTATTTTATGCCGAACCAGTTTTCCAATGAATTCAACAAGCTGGCCCATTATTATACTACAGCCAATGAAATCTGGGAGGATACCCAGGGAAAGGTCACCCATTTTGTCTCGGCACTTGGTACATCTGGAACCATCATGGGTGTAGGAATGGGACTAAAAAATAGAAATTCCAATATTCAGATCGTGGAGGCTCACCCTGTTCTCGGCCACTACATTCAAGGCCTCAAAAATATGGAGGAGGCAATTGTCCCAGAGATCTACGATCCAACGAAAATTGATCGGACGATAATGATTGAATCTGAAGCAGCCTTTGCCATGTGCAGGGACATCGTATTACAGGAAGGGATTTTTGTGGGTATGAGCAGTGGGGCCGCCATGCTTGCGGCCCTGGAATGCATCAAGGATATGAAGGAAGGCTTTGTGGTAGTCCTCTTCTCTGATGGAGGGGAAAAATATCTCAGTACAAGTTTGTTCAATCCACCAGGTTAATAAATATCATCCTCCAGTCCTTCTAACAACATATTGAGCGAATATCATCCGCTGGCCGCCTCGAGTATGAGGCGGCCTGATAACAATGAGTGTCGCGAATGCAATCATGAGATACATCGCCTCAACTATTTAATTCTAATATCAAACTCGCCCGTAATCCGACTTGGATAATCCTGAATTTGTAATGTGATTGGAGATTGGTAAGATTGGTTATCCGGTGTGGGGCATAGTGGGTATTATATTGCTCTAAAAATCGTATTCAAAATACTCCTTAACAAAATTAGCCATATTTTCTTCTCCGATATAATCTAAATCCGTATCGTTAAAATACAAATATGCAATGCTTTTGTTCTCTTCAGATGTTCCAATCATACCGAAAGATTTCGGAAATCGTGTATTGTCTTCTCCATTACCGGCCACAACCTTAAAAGAATAACTATTGATTGAAAACTCATGTTCAGGAATAATATCTTTACTTATGTTAGCGTCAAAGATTTTTTGATCTAGAAAGGTATATTTTTCTCCTAATTTTTCCTTTTCACTCTTATACGTTTTATCATCGTAGTATACAATGAGAGCAACCGAGTTAGATTCAAATACAAATGATTTATGAGTATATCTGTATTCCATATGCCGGTATTCTGGTAAATCATCAAGAGTTGGCATAATGTCTTTTGCATTTGTATCAAGTAAGGTGCCACTGCTAAGATAACCTTCAGTATTTGCACTTGATTTGCTACAGCCAGTAATGAAAAGAACAAAAATAACCAATATAATAATTATGTTTTTTCTCATTTTAATTTACCTCTCCCCAAACAACTTACATCACTTTATGAACTTAAAGATAACCTGTCATAAGCATTATAGCATAATCTTCCAGATATAAGGATGAAACTTATCCTTGATGGGCAAAAGGATGATTCCAGGGAAGCCCCCCTCCCAGTAACATCAACAACCATAAGTAAGCATATGCCTCGCGCCGAATGGCGCGAGGCATATGCTTACTTATGATCGCTTCTCCACTTCAAATGCTGTCTAAGCCTGTCCAAAAAGAAGATGTTAAGTCCATATTGAATAAATATTAGCTTGGAAAACCGGCAATAGTTACAGATTTGAGCTTTAGACGTCTCTTTTAAGAGTTTTGCAATCGTTAGGTAACTTATCAAAGAGTGGCCGGTTAATCTTCTTATTCAACCTATGACCATAACCTTACCATTAGCTAAAGGAAACACAAAATCCAAATCCCTTTCATCTTTGTACTTATCATAAGTTTTTCGCCATTCAATAGTGTTATCATGCTTATATTTGATCACTACAAGCTCAGTATCATACCAAATGGAAGAGACATAGGCCGGTTGAGGTATACATTTTATTTCCCTGACAGCAGTAACTATGTAACCGCCGTCCGACGTGGGCCTGATCTTCCCTGCCGCATATTTTATATCATCCATTCTTTTCTCTTCCTGCCCATTATAATCAACAACCAAGATACTGCCTTGATTTTGTTGTCCTGCCGCAATAATAATCTTGTTATTTGGAAGCAAAGATAAAACACTCCCCCACAACCCCTTATGAAGGTCGGATTTCAACCATACTCTGTTTCCATTTTCATCAAGCTTGATTAGAAATCCGCTGACAAGAGTACCTTCAATGACGCTGCTCCCCTTGTCACCAAGAACATAGACATAACCGTCAGCAAGGCCAAGTTGATTGTAGACAAAGTGTTCGTTTTCGTTAGTCTTGACTACCCATTGCAAGGAAAGGTTTACAGCGATCCTAGCAACAAAATCAGCAAACTTTTGTCCTTCAGGCAGTCCGAAATCTCCATTTTGTGATGTCGTGTGGCCATTGATGAGCATTCCCAGATCCTTGTCATATTTTGCACCGTCAAGATTTTCAAAGCCACTGCCCCCATACCCTTTTTGCTGTATGACCTGACCATCTTTAGCCAGTTTCGTAATGACAATATCGAATTCTCCACCCCTCGTCTGTTTCCCGTTTTCACCCAACCACTTTCCTACCGCCAGGATTTCTTCCTTCTCAGTGATAAAAAGATACCGCAGCATATCCCCTAGATCATCGTCAAACTCCCGTTGCCAAAGTTCTTCCCCATTCTTATCACATTTTACAAGGATACTTTTTTCGCAAATCATGCCCTGCTCACTGTAACGGGGAGATGTCTGAACTGAAAAGACATAACTTCCATCAGGAAAAACCTGCAGATTATTGATCTCTCCCGAGATTGTCGGGTACATGTAAACCTTGTCCCAGACAACGTTGCCTTCAAGATCCAGCTTCAATATTTTAGGCCAGCTTTTAGAATTATTTTCATTAACCAAACTCGTTGCAAGATTTACTTTATAACCGCAGAGAAGCCCGTCGTTTGTTTCTCTGACAATCAAATCGCCCAAAGAATCAATGTTCAGATCCATCTTTATCTCAGGAACCATGCTAGGGTTTATATCTTCCAACTTGACATAATTTGTTGATATTCCGCTGATCGTTAGCCAATTATTTTCGTTATTAAAATTATTTTGCAAATGCTGCCCTGCCACAGGTAAGCCTTCATCAGTATTCTCTGGTTCACTCTTACCTGTACTAAGTCCAGGCTTGCTGAACCCTAACGATGACCATAACAAGGCACAAAGCAAGCCAAACATGAGAACTAATTGTATCTTCCTTTTCAAACTGTCATCTCCCTCACAATTCATATTAAGTTCGATATTGTTCAAGAAAATAACTCCAGACTATTGCAATAGTTTTAGTTTATACTACTGCAATAGTCTGGAGTTGTCAAGGAGAATCTACTTC comes from Desulfosporosinus meridiei DSM 13257 and encodes:
- a CDS encoding phosphatase PAP2 family protein; amino-acid sequence: MEYLLEMLKWIQSIRNPVLDQVFTSITVLGEDYFAIAILCLILWCVSKKSGYVIGFAYLTSWIFNFSLKEAFKIPRPFVLDKSIIPIRPETATGYSFPSGHTQGISALSTAAASAFRRRWIYAAGIILVILMAMSRLYLGVHTLLDVAVGAVAGFAWVYAANFVFSYAERTNRKALLLILFIPMLLGMILVRTHDYYKIAGTFSSFIIGYLLDSRYIHYEAKGLIWQQVIKFILGMTILIALKIIVKEVLGETLTSDYIRYLSIGFWITVAAPLLFNKMFAAKPYDTADKVNSQI
- a CDS encoding PLP-dependent cysteine synthase family protein, with the translated sequence MFNNILATIGHTPLVRINKLNPNPDVQLYAKLESFNPTGSIKDRIALKMIEQAEESGALTRDKIIIEPTSGNTGIGLAMTGAVKGYSVEIVMSESVSIERRKMIEAFGAKIILTEASQGTDGAIRKTKELCRNNPDKYFMPNQFSNEFNKLAHYYTTANEIWEDTQGKVTHFVSALGTSGTIMGVGMGLKNRNSNIQIVEAHPVLGHYIQGLKNMEEAIVPEIYDPTKIDRTIMIESEAAFAMCRDIVLQEGIFVGMSSGAAMLAALECIKDMKEGFVVVLFSDGGEKYLSTSLFNPPG